The following coding sequences lie in one Nocardioides sambongensis genomic window:
- a CDS encoding flavin-containing monooxygenase, which produces MTDRTQQVEQLDVVIVGAGISGIGAGYELQRSHPDKTFAIVDMRDDIGGTWDLFRYPGIRSDSDMYTLGYSFEPWTQSKALAPAATIKEYLRAPLHRAGLDRRLRLGHRLTSASFDTTTDRWTLALQTAEGCRVIECSFLYLGSGYYSYSGGYNPELPGEDQFSGMILHPQEWPEDLDYAGRRVAVIGSGATAVTLVPSLAESAEHVVMVQRSPTYVVNEVSVDEEADRLREEVGPAEAFTRIRLRNIQAQQDRYREARENPEAYKKEIFDAIDEMVGEDIRAQHFTPAYQPWDQRVCAVPDGDLFKAIRAGRAEVVTGTISTLNEHGIVMADGTVVEADIIVKATGLNIMPGGEARYTVDGVEVDFSSTFTYKGLAYSGVPNLFFAFGFLNSSWTLRLELVNEFWSRVLKHMDATGATRVTPTLADGEESMQRRPFIADVNSSYFVRSLSRFPSQGTPPWTNPQDYRLTQEMLADDPDDGWLRFTG; this is translated from the coding sequence ATGACTGACCGAACGCAGCAGGTCGAGCAGCTCGACGTCGTGATCGTAGGCGCGGGCATCTCCGGCATCGGCGCCGGATACGAGCTCCAGCGCTCCCATCCCGACAAGACGTTCGCCATCGTTGACATGCGCGACGACATCGGGGGCACCTGGGACCTCTTCCGCTATCCGGGAATCCGGTCGGACAGTGACATGTACACCCTCGGGTACTCGTTCGAGCCGTGGACGCAGTCGAAGGCGCTCGCGCCCGCGGCGACCATCAAGGAGTACCTGCGAGCTCCGCTCCACCGCGCCGGCCTCGATCGCCGCCTCCGCCTGGGCCATCGCCTGACCTCCGCGTCCTTCGACACGACGACCGACCGGTGGACCCTTGCGCTCCAGACCGCCGAGGGCTGCCGCGTCATCGAATGCTCGTTCCTATACCTCGGATCCGGGTACTACAGCTACAGCGGCGGCTACAACCCGGAACTTCCAGGCGAGGATCAGTTCTCCGGGATGATCCTGCATCCGCAGGAGTGGCCCGAGGACCTCGATTACGCCGGCCGCCGAGTCGCGGTGATCGGATCCGGTGCCACCGCGGTCACACTCGTGCCCAGCTTGGCCGAGTCGGCTGAGCATGTGGTCATGGTCCAGCGGTCCCCTACATACGTCGTGAACGAAGTCTCGGTGGACGAGGAAGCAGACCGACTGCGTGAGGAGGTGGGCCCGGCCGAAGCGTTCACCCGCATTCGTCTGCGCAACATCCAAGCGCAGCAGGACCGGTACCGCGAGGCACGGGAGAACCCCGAGGCATACAAGAAGGAAATCTTCGACGCGATCGACGAGATGGTCGGCGAGGACATCCGAGCCCAGCACTTCACCCCGGCCTACCAGCCGTGGGACCAGCGGGTCTGCGCCGTCCCGGACGGCGACCTTTTCAAGGCAATCAGGGCGGGCCGGGCCGAGGTGGTCACGGGAACGATCAGCACCCTGAACGAGCACGGCATCGTCATGGCCGACGGGACGGTCGTTGAGGCCGACATCATCGTCAAGGCGACTGGCTTGAACATCATGCCCGGAGGGGAGGCACGCTACACGGTCGACGGTGTGGAGGTGGACTTCTCCTCGACCTTCACCTACAAGGGCTTGGCGTACTCCGGGGTGCCCAACCTGTTCTTCGCGTTCGGATTCTTGAACTCGTCGTGGACCTTGCGGCTCGAGCTGGTGAATGAGTTCTGGTCGCGCGTGTTGAAACACATGGATGCCACGGGCGCCACGCGGGTCACCCCGACCCTCGCTGACGGCGAGGAATCGATGCAACGTCGACCGTTCATCGCAGACGTCAACTCGTCGTACTTCGTCCGTTCGCTTAGCAGGTTCCCCAGCCAGGGGACACCTCCCTGGACTAATCCCCAGGACTACCGCCTGACCCAAGAGATGCTC
- a CDS encoding 3-hydroxyacyl-CoA dehydrogenase family protein: MTEPRSIDGVTVIGAGLMGAGIAEVLGRGGISVQLFDERDGAADRAAAAMALANVTSHPSLEDALRGSDLVIEAIYEDLEAKAPLLRALAELAPRVIVASNTSTFSPSELARHAADPTRLLVAHFFNPATVVPLVELVPGPQTSPDVVDLVQGVLTAVGKTVVRLNREIEGFVANRLQAAVLREAFHLVETGVVDADGLDQVVRASLGPRWALAGPLRVADLGGLGVFAALCSRLFPLLDDREHASWLERLIEDDWTGAGSRARIHAEPMADHQAYMKRLSELFAATP; the protein is encoded by the coding sequence ATGACCGAGCCCCGATCGATCGACGGCGTGACAGTGATCGGCGCCGGGCTCATGGGAGCCGGCATCGCCGAAGTGCTTGGCCGCGGCGGCATCTCCGTCCAGCTGTTCGACGAGCGGGACGGTGCTGCCGACCGCGCTGCGGCGGCCATGGCGCTGGCCAACGTCACCAGCCACCCGTCGCTGGAGGACGCCCTCCGAGGATCGGATCTGGTGATTGAGGCGATCTACGAGGACCTGGAGGCCAAGGCTCCGCTGCTGCGAGCTCTTGCGGAGCTCGCACCCCGTGTGATCGTCGCGAGCAACACGTCGACGTTCAGCCCGTCGGAACTTGCCAGGCACGCCGCAGATCCGACGCGCCTGCTCGTGGCCCACTTCTTCAACCCGGCAACGGTTGTCCCGCTCGTTGAGCTCGTGCCCGGACCGCAAACGTCTCCTGATGTCGTCGATCTCGTCCAAGGCGTCTTGACCGCCGTCGGGAAGACGGTCGTCCGACTCAATCGAGAGATCGAGGGGTTCGTCGCCAATCGCCTGCAGGCGGCGGTGCTCCGCGAGGCATTCCATCTCGTCGAGACCGGAGTGGTCGACGCGGACGGACTCGATCAGGTCGTTCGGGCCTCGTTGGGCCCGCGGTGGGCACTGGCGGGTCCGTTGCGCGTGGCTGACCTGGGTGGGCTGGGCGTCTTCGCGGCGCTCTGTTCGCGGCTGTTTCCCCTCCTGGACGACCGCGAGCACGCCTCGTGGTTGGAGCGATTGATTGAGGACGACTGGACTGGCGCGGGCTCGCGAGCTCGCATCCACGCCGAGCCCATGGCCGACCACCAGGCGTACATGAAACGACTCAGTGAGCTGTTCGCCGCGACGCCATGA